TGAAAAACGCCCAGGCCTGGGCGTTTTTGATGTAAGAGGTTTCGGTTACAGAACGAACGTCAAGCCGCTGATCAAGGCGATAATGAAAATGCCGAGGTTCAAATCGGCGAACTCCCGTTTCACCAATTTCAGTGCCACATACACCAGAAAACCGGCGGCAATTCCGGTGGTGATGGAGTAGGTCAAGGGCATCAGCAGAACAATCAGAAAGATGGCGGCATTGGTCGCCAGATCCTGTTCCTGGAAGGCGACTTTGCGTAATTCGCCGAACATGAGAATCCCCACAATCACCAGAATCGGATAGATGGCGTTTTCCGGCAAGGCCTGAAACAACGGCAGCATAAAGAGCGTCAAAACAAACAGCCCGGCGGTGACGACGGCGGTCAACCCGGTGCGCCCGCCTTGTTCCACCCCGGCGGCGGATTCGATAAAAGCGGCAATCGGCGTGACGCCGAGCAAGCTGCTGCCTGCGGTGGCAATCGCATCGGTTTTCAAGGTTTTTTCCAATGAGGCGTCGTTTTTGGTTTGTTCCTGAAACAGGTGGGCGCGAGTGCCGATGCCGGTCAAGCTGCCAAGCGTGTCGAACATGGTGGTGATGAGAAAAATCAGTATCACCGGCAATAACGACAACGAAAACGCCGAAACGATGTCCAGCTCAAACGCGATGGGTTCAATCGACGCCGGCCAGCTGAATAAGGTTTTCGGCACTTCCGCCAAGCCGACAGTCCAGCCGACAATTGACGTGATGACAATGGAAAACACAAAGGCACCGGTGACTTTATA
The nucleotide sequence above comes from Hydrogenovibrio thermophilus. Encoded proteins:
- a CDS encoding NCS2 family permease is translated as MFHLQQHNTTVRTEFIAGLTTFLTMLYIVPVNGYILSAAGLPMEAVITATALITILATLMNGLWSNTPIAMSVGMGLNAYFAYGLVLGMQIPWQTALGVVFLSGVLFIILSFTPFRAWIMYSIPIDLRRAISAGIGGFIAFIGLEQMGVIANSDATLVTLGDFSSPTVLLGIFGFFVALVLYAYKVTGAFVFSIVITSIVGWTVGLAEVPKTLFSWPASIEPIAFELDIVSAFSLSLLPVILIFLITTMFDTLGSLTGIGTRAHLFQEQTKNDASLEKTLKTDAIATAGSSLLGVTPIAAFIESAAGVEQGGRTGLTAVVTAGLFVLTLFMLPLFQALPENAIYPILVIVGILMFGELRKVAFQEQDLATNAAIFLIVLLMPLTYSITTGIAAGFLVYVALKLVKREFADLNLGIFIIALISGLTFVL